From a region of the Bermanella marisrubri genome:
- a CDS encoding exodeoxyribonuclease III has protein sequence MKVINVHVDGLEAAVKDGFYDWIAQHDADIVCVQNLKAKEYQLSDDVLYPEGYNAYFIDAEPDNYAGVAVITKAMPKAIMIGMAFEACDRYGRYIQADFDEVSVGSVMFPIEDEHNSLEDKFAFQQQFIEHLQKTKRKRREFIFAGFFGVAHKSIDLSDWKAHQGESGFLPEEQAFMDQVTGPLEFVDAFREANFGENQFTWYADEESARRNQNGWRLDYQICTPNLRQYVVDAKIDRERLWGGQHAATIIEYEFD, from the coding sequence ATGAAGGTTATAAATGTACATGTAGACGGACTTGAAGCCGCCGTTAAAGACGGCTTTTACGACTGGATTGCCCAGCACGACGCCGATATTGTATGCGTACAGAACCTCAAGGCGAAAGAATACCAACTCAGTGATGATGTGCTGTATCCAGAAGGCTACAACGCTTACTTCATAGATGCCGAGCCAGATAACTATGCTGGTGTGGCGGTCATCACTAAAGCCATGCCTAAAGCCATTATGATCGGTATGGCATTTGAAGCCTGTGATCGCTATGGCCGCTATATTCAAGCAGATTTTGATGAAGTGTCCGTAGGTTCGGTGATGTTCCCTATCGAAGACGAACACAATAGCCTTGAAGACAAGTTTGCGTTCCAGCAACAATTTATCGAGCACCTACAAAAAACCAAACGTAAACGCCGTGAATTTATTTTTGCAGGCTTCTTTGGTGTTGCTCATAAGAGCATTGATCTAAGTGATTGGAAGGCCCATCAAGGAGAATCCGGTTTCTTGCCCGAAGAGCAAGCATTTATGGATCAGGTGACTGGGCCGTTGGAATTCGTTGATGCGTTCCGTGAAGCCAACTTTGGTGAAAACCAATTTACTTGGTATGCAGATGAAGAAAGCGCACGCCGTAATCAGAATGGTTGGCGTTTGGACTACCAAATTTGTACGCCCAATCTACGTCAATATGTGGTGGATGCCAAGATTGACCGAGAGCGTTTATGGGGTGGTCAACACGCGGCTACCATCATCGAATACGAATTCGATTAA